The DNA region AACACCCAGGGCGATTGGGAAGAAGCCGAACGGCTGTTTCTGGTGGCGGATCTTTGGCCTAACGTTCCTGGCAGTGGTTGAGTCTTTTAGCGTCTGGGCTGGCCCTATCGTCGGAACGCCGCCCGGACCAAGCTCGCTCCCACATTTGATCTCCTTTTGGCGAAGATCCCTGTGGGAGCGAGCTTGCTCGCGAAGGAGCCGACGCGGTCTAAACCGATAACCGCAATGCCAAAGCCGCCAACGTCACCAACAACACCGGCACCGTCAGCACAATCCCGACCTTGAAGTAATACCCCCAGCCGATCCGAATGCTCTTGCGCTCCAGCACATGCAACCACAGCAACGTCGCCAGGCTGCCGATCGGCGTAATCTTCGGCCCCAGGTCACTGCCGATGACGTTGGCGTAGATCATCGCGTCCTTCACCACCCCGGTCGCCTGGCTGGCATCGATCGACAGCAAACCGATCAGCACCGTCGGCAGATTGTTCATCATCGACGACAGCAGCGCCGTCAGCACGCCCGTGCCCATGGCCGCGCCCCACACGCCGTAACCGGCAAAACCATCCAGCCATCCGGCCAGATACCCCGTGAGCCCGGCGTTGCGCAGGCCATAGACCACCAGGTACATGCCCAGCGAGAAAATCACGATATGCCACGGCGCTTCTTTGATGACTTTGCGCGTGGAAATCTTGTGACCTCGGGCGGCAATGGCCAGTAGCAACGCCGCGCACACCGCAGAAATGGCACTGATCGGAATCCCCAGCGGTTCCAGCGCGAAGCAGCCGAGCAGCAGAATCACCAACACGGCCCAACCGGCATAAAACGTGGCGCTGTCGTGGATCGCAGAAGCCGGATGCGCCAGTTGCTCGGGGTCGTAATCCTTGGGAATGTCACGACGGAAAAACCACATCAGCATCGCCAGGGTTGCCGCGACACTCACCAGGTTGACCGGGATCATCACCGCCGCGTAACGGTTGAAACTGATGTGGAAGAAGTCCGCGGAAACGATGTTCACCAGGTTCGACACCACCAACGGCAGACTCGCCGTGTCAGCGATGAAACCGGCGCCCATGACGAACGCCAGGGTCGCCGCCGGGGAAAAGCGCAACGCCAGCAGCATGGAAATCACGATGGGTGTGAGAATCAGCGCTGCCCCGTCGTTGGCGAACAACGCCGAGACCAACGCACCGAGCAGCACCATATAAGCAAACAGCTTGCGTCCGCTGCCCCGCCCCCAACGGGCGACGTGCAGCGCCGCCCAGGCGAAGAACCCCGCCTCGTCCAGCAACAGACTGATGACAATTAGCGCGACAAAGGTCCCGGTGGCGTTCCAGATAATCTGCCACACCAGCGGGATATCGCTCAGGTGTACGACCCCG from Pseudomonas sp. ACM7 includes:
- a CDS encoding arsenic transporter, yielding MLTASLIFLLTITLVIWQPKGLGVGWSAVFGAVLALIFGVVHLSDIPLVWQIIWNATGTFVALIVISLLLDEAGFFAWAALHVARWGRGSGRKLFAYMVLLGALVSALFANDGAALILTPIVISMLLALRFSPAATLAFVMGAGFIADTASLPLVVSNLVNIVSADFFHISFNRYAAVMIPVNLVSVAATLAMLMWFFRRDIPKDYDPEQLAHPASAIHDSATFYAGWAVLVILLLGCFALEPLGIPISAISAVCAALLLAIAARGHKISTRKVIKEAPWHIVIFSLGMYLVVYGLRNAGLTGYLAGWLDGFAGYGVWGAAMGTGVLTALLSSMMNNLPTVLIGLLSIDASQATGVVKDAMIYANVIGSDLGPKITPIGSLATLLWLHVLERKSIRIGWGYYFKVGIVLTVPVLLVTLAALALRLSV